One genomic window of Aliiroseovarius sp. M344 includes the following:
- the hpt gene encoding hypoxanthine phosphoribosyltransferase has translation MAQRPYVIDTMITAKQIAARVEELSQEIHDEFKGTDKLVVVGLLRGSFVFIADVVRELDLPVEVDFLEASSYGDSTESSREVRILKDLRGEIGGRDVLVVEDIVDTGFTLKHVVGLLKAKSPRKLKTIALLDKPSRREVDIRADWIGFEIPDEFVVGYGIDFAQRDRNLPHIGKVRFLDEA, from the coding sequence ATGGCACAGCGTCCATATGTCATCGACACAATGATCACGGCCAAGCAGATCGCGGCCCGTGTTGAAGAGCTGTCACAGGAAATTCACGACGAGTTCAAAGGCACTGACAAGCTGGTGGTCGTCGGGCTGTTACGCGGATCGTTCGTGTTCATTGCCGATGTCGTGCGCGAGTTGGACCTGCCGGTCGAAGTCGATTTCCTTGAGGCTTCCTCTTACGGAGATTCCACTGAAAGCAGCCGGGAAGTTCGTATTCTCAAAGACTTACGTGGTGAAATTGGTGGGCGAGATGTGCTGGTTGTGGAAGATATTGTCGACACGGGCTTTACCCTGAAACACGTGGTTGGACTTTTGAAAGCCAAAAGTCCGCGCAAGTTGAAGACCATCGCCTTGCTCGACAAGCCGTCGCGTCGCGAGGTGGACATCCGCGCCGACTGGATCGGTTTCGAAATTCCGGACGAGTTTGTTGTGGGTTACGGCATTGATTTCGCACAGCGCGACCGCAACTTGCCCCATATTGGCAAAGTGCGTTTTTTGGACGAGGCATAA
- a CDS encoding type II toxin-antitoxin system RatA family toxin — protein MPTHGEKRVLPYSAEQMYDLVADVSRYPEFLPWNSAARVRRVTPQPDGRQLMDADLVISFKVFRERFASRVMLDEASRRIDTEYLDGPFKYLKSHWIFHPHDSGCEVEFFVDFEFKSAILQGVIGLVFNEAMHRIVAAFEKRADQLYGLQT, from the coding sequence ATGCCGACACATGGGGAAAAACGGGTCCTGCCATATTCGGCAGAACAGATGTATGATCTGGTGGCGGATGTAAGCCGATACCCCGAGTTTTTGCCTTGGAATTCCGCAGCCCGCGTGCGGCGGGTGACGCCGCAGCCAGATGGGCGGCAGTTGATGGACGCCGACCTTGTGATCAGTTTCAAAGTGTTTCGCGAACGTTTCGCCAGCCGTGTGATGCTGGACGAGGCGTCTCGGCGGATCGACACGGAATATCTGGATGGACCCTTTAAATATCTGAAGTCACATTGGATTTTTCATCCGCATGACAGCGGGTGCGAGGTCGAGTTTTTTGTCGATTTCGAATTTAAGAGCGCGATCTTGCAGGGCGTGATTGGTTTGGTATTCAACGAAGCGATGCATCGCATCGTGGCCGCGTTTGAAAAACGCGCAGATCAGCTTTATGGCCTGCAAACCTGA
- the lipA gene encoding lipoyl synthase — MRDLKIPESRHPEKAHRPDNAQPKKPSWIRVKAPGGKGYAETHRIMREHNLSTVCEEAACPNAGECWSQGHATMMIMGEICTRGCTFCNVATGRPDDLDAFEPGRVAHAVKKLGLNHVVITSVDRDDLKDGGADHFAQTIRAIRHQAPDTTIEILTPDFLKCDASVLETVVEARPDVFNHNLETVPGLYPQVRPGARYFHSLRLLQRVKEMDPSMFTKSGIMVGLGEDRQGVLQVMDDMRAADIDFLTIGQYLQPTPKHHAVERFVHPDEFKDYETAAYGKGFLMVSSTPLTRSSYHAGDDFARLRTAREEQLARV, encoded by the coding sequence ATGCGTGATCTGAAAATCCCGGAAAGCCGCCATCCTGAAAAGGCGCATCGCCCGGACAATGCCCAGCCGAAGAAACCCAGCTGGATCCGTGTGAAAGCGCCCGGCGGGAAGGGCTATGCCGAAACGCACAGGATCATGCGCGAGCACAACCTTTCAACCGTGTGCGAAGAGGCCGCGTGCCCCAATGCCGGCGAATGCTGGAGCCAGGGCCACGCCACCATGATGATCATGGGCGAGATTTGTACGCGCGGCTGCACCTTTTGTAACGTTGCCACAGGTCGTCCGGACGATCTGGATGCGTTCGAACCGGGTCGCGTCGCCCATGCGGTCAAAAAGCTGGGCCTGAACCATGTCGTGATCACCTCTGTCGACCGGGACGACCTGAAGGACGGTGGGGCGGATCATTTTGCCCAGACCATTCGCGCCATTCGCCATCAAGCGCCCGATACAACCATTGAAATCCTGACGCCGGATTTCCTGAAATGCGATGCAAGCGTTCTTGAAACGGTGGTTGAGGCGCGTCCTGACGTGTTCAATCACAACCTTGAAACTGTCCCCGGCCTGTATCCTCAGGTGCGTCCGGGTGCGCGGTATTTCCATTCGCTGCGTCTGTTACAGCGGGTGAAAGAGATGGACCCGTCGATGTTCACCAAATCGGGCATCATGGTCGGGTTGGGCGAAGATCGTCAGGGCGTTTTGCAGGTCATGGATGACATGCGTGCCGCCGACATCGACTTTCTGACCATCGGCCAATACTTGCAGCCCACGCCGAAACACCATGCGGTGGAACGGTTCGTGCACCCCGATGAGTTCAAGGATTATGAAACCGCAGCTTACGGCAAAGGGTTCCTGATGGTGTCATCAACCCCGTTGACGCGGTCGTCCTATCACGCTGGCGATGATTTCGCCCGGCTAAGGACGGCACGTGAAGAACAGCTTGCAAGGGTTTGA